A region of Sesamum indicum cultivar Zhongzhi No. 13 linkage group LG7, S_indicum_v1.0, whole genome shotgun sequence DNA encodes the following proteins:
- the LOC105166611 gene encoding uncharacterized protein LOC105166611 isoform X2 yields the protein MENEEHGHSESKDEIIKIYSEFMLRITKFEELVSIGSRLLLGFHQALEVHTCHLGLKDHMNKAKIVIDELENLLDDAASIVQTAKEKYEDINHNLDSVITSSDKEEVPLSDLSTPKVTDYATMMAIIFSMVKQDYTMQVRVASSLNLKSSPGELETYCQMWSLRPFVDDDIMHRAWSLVP from the exons atggaaaatgaagaacatGGACATAGTGAATCAAAAGAcgaaattatcaaaatatattcagaGTTTATGTTGAG GATTACAAAATTTGAAGAGCTAGTGTCTATCGGAAGCAGGTTGCTTCTTGGCTTCCATCAGGCACTTG AAGTGCACACATGCCATCTTGGACTTAAGGACCATATGAATAAAG CTAAAATTGTCATCGATGAACTTGAAAACCTTCTGGATGATGCAGCATCCATCGTGCAAACTGCGAAGGAGAAATATGAAGATATCAACCACAACTTAGATTCAGTTATTACTTCAAGTGACAAA GAGGAAGTGCCATTATCAGACCTTTCAACACCCAAAGTTACTGATTATGCTACCATGATGGCCATCATATTCAGTATGGTGAAACAAGACTACACAATGCAG GTTCGGGTTGCGTCCTCCCTCAACCTCAAGTCTTCACCTGGAGAGCTGGAGACCTATTGCCAAATGTGGTCACTACGGCCTTTTGTAGACGATGACATAATGCATAGAGCTTGGAGTCTTGTTCCATAA
- the LOC105166610 gene encoding homeobox-leucine zipper protein REVOLUTA-like isoform X1 produces the protein MARTELAIGEGSQGGRGGRRGRPEGGRYARYTEEQIEVLEKVYAECSNPNHYRRAQIMREQPILRGINNKQLKVWFQNRRCREKQKKENGNLALENRRLATANKMLRQENDGLQKKLAQVLCENDHLRNQVITLTSTITTYNLGRQPEANDPQLPIRIGDNNSLLSLAEETKKEFLSKAIGTAVNWIPVPGLKLRNPESTGTIYVSATCIGVAARACVTIPGEPIKIIEILKNRLSWSRSCRNMDVVAKYPVENGGTIELIYTQYYAPTIMACARDFWTLRYTSILDDGSFVVCEQSISGSDGAPSSPVALEFVRGRMLVSGYLIRPCEGGSTIDLLDHLDLEASSVPEVVRPLYESSELMAKQMIVSALHFIEHVGNETNGKQIHSCHEDPAFLRSVSRRLCRGFNDAVNCFSEDGWTLMNVNASDDIIMSIKRTASFGVGANYDSIICVKASLLLQNVIPASLVRLLKEHRSAWMDFNFADHSVAFSKAACYAYPGPTIHNLSGTPVMLGHTNHDDEELEVIRFERSANQQHVSSGDLYHLQVITGMDDTGFGACSELIFAPIDRTIPNDAALLCSGFRIFLLGSNTGEDTGSSNIAPNEALNARNAQAAISHPLSMLIVAFQFPSEADLQEDVASMARQYVKSVISSVKNISLRTMSSGSNPVMHSHEANPAMGLKIPESTYFVNLADLICQSYRSSLGVDMVGFNCESTDSMLEQIHHHHYAILCFSFMSLQACLYANQAALNMLETTLDNLHMLTVERILDGSNNLSLFSVFPTIMQQGYAILPPGNCLSVTNRCVSYAQAVVWKVLAPDGSVHCLALALIDWSFV, from the exons ATGGCAAGAACTGAATTGGCAATTGGTGAGGGTAGCCAAGGAGGCAGGGGTGGTAGGAGAGGACGTCCAGAGGGAGGAAGGTATGCTCGATACACAGAAGAGCAGATTGAGGTTCTTGAGAAAGTTTATGCAGAATGCTCAAATCCAAACCATTACAGGCGGGCACAGATTATGCGTGAACAACCTATTCTGAGGGGCATAAACAACAAACAACTCAAAGTCTGGTTTCAAAACCGCAG ATGTCGTGAAAagcagaagaaagaaaatggcaATCTTGCATTAGAAAATAGGCGGTTGGCTACAGCAAATAAGATGTTAAGGCAAGAGAATGATGGCTTGCAGAAAAAGTTAGCCCAAGTATTATGTGAGAATGACCATTTGCGGAACCAAGTCATCACT TTAACTTCGACAATTACCACCTACAACTTGGGCCGTCAGCCTGAAGCCAATGATCCTCAGCTTCCCATTAGGATTGGTGATAACAACAG TCTTCTCTCACTGGCTGAGGAAACGAAGAAAGAGTTCCTCTCCAAAGCCATTGGAACTGCTGTTAACTGGATCCCTGTTCCAGGGCTGAAG CTGCGTAATCCAGAATCCACCGGGACTATCTATGTCTCAGCTACTTGCATTGGAGTAGCAGCACGGGCATGCGTTACGATACCTGGTGAACCTATTAAG ATAATTGAAATCCTCAAAAACCGGCTCTCTTGGTCTCGATCTTGCCGTAATATGGATGTGGTTGCCAAGTATCCTGTGGAGAATGGAGGAACCATTGAATTAATCTACACACAG TATTACGCTCCTACTATCATGGCTTGTGCTCGAGACTTCTGGACATTAAGATACACTTCTATTTTAGATGATGGCAGCTTTGTG GTATGTGAACAATCAATTTCTGGTTCTGATGGCGCACCAAGTTCACCTGTTGCCCTAGAATTTGTGAGAGGGAGGATGCTGGTTAGTGGATATTTGATTCGCCCATGTGAAGGAGGATCAACTATAGATCTTCTTGACCACTTGGACTTGGAG GCATCATCTGTTCCAGAGGTTGTACGACCTCTTTATGAGTCATCCGAACTTATGGCCAAGCAAATGATTGTTTCT GCACTTCACTTTATTGAGCATGTGGGCAATGAGACTAATGGCAAACAAATACATTCTTGCCATGAGGACCCTGCTTTCTTGAGATCTGTAAGCCGAAGACTTTGCAG GGGCTTCAACGATGCTGTCAACTGTTTTTCTGAAGATGGGTGGACATTGATGAATGTCAATGCGTCTGATGACATTATTATGTCCATTAAGCGAACTGCGAGTTTTGGAGTGGGTGCTAATTATGATAGTATAATTTGCGTGAAAGCCTCTTTACTGCTTCAG AATGTAATCCCTGCAAGCTTGGTGAGGCTTCTGAAAGAGCACCGTTCCGCTTGGATGGATTTCAACTTTGCTGATCATTCGGTAGCATTTTCGAAAGCTGCCTGCTATGCATATCCAGGACCGACTATCCACAATTTATCTGGAACTCCTGTGATGCTTGGCCACACCAATCATGACGACGAG GAATTGGAAGTAATTCGATTTGAACGGAGTGCTAATCAACAGCATGTTTCTTCAGGGgatttatatcatttgcag GTTATCACTGGAATGGACGATACGGGTTTTGGAGCTTGCTCGGAACTAATCTTTGCACCAATTGACAGAACTATACCCAATGATGCTGCTCTATTATGTTCTGGTTTTCGAATCTTCTTGTTGGGTTCAAATACA GGAGAGGATACTGGATCATCAAATATCGCACCAAATGAGGCACTTAATGCTAGGAATGCGCAGGCAGCCATTAGCCACCCACTGTCGATGCTGATTGTGGCCTTCCAATTTCCTTCTGAAGCTGATCTTCAGGAAGACGTTGCATCCATGGCTCGACAGTATgtcaaaagtgtaatttcatctgtgaaaaatatttctctAAGAACCATGTCATCAGGATCAAATCCTGTAATGCACTCACATGAAGCAAATCCAGCCATGGGGCTCAAGATTCCAGAATCAACCTATTTTGTCAACCTGGCCGACCTGATATGCCAAAGTTATAG ATCAAGTTTGGGTGTTGATATGGTTGGCTTCAACTGCGAGAGTACTGATTCAATGTTGGAGCAGATACATCATCACCACTATGCAATACTGTGTTTCTCATTCATG TCTCTTCAAGCGTGCCTGTACGCCAATCAAGCTGCGCTTAACATGCTAGAGACAACACTAGACAATCTGCATATGCTCACAGTTGAACGGATACTTGATGGCTCTAATAATTTGTCACTATTTTCTGTTTTCCCAACGATAATGCAGCAG GGGTATGCTATTTTACCACCTGGAAACTGTCTATCAGTAACGAATCGTTGCGTTTCGTATGCACAAGCTGTGGTGTGGAAAGTGCTGGCTCCGGATGGTTCTGTTCATTGCCTCGCGTTAGCACTCATCGACTGGTCCTTCGTCTAA
- the LOC105166610 gene encoding homeobox-leucine zipper protein REVOLUTA-like isoform X3, producing MARTELAIGEGSQGGRGGRRGRPEGGRYARYTEEQIEVLEKVYAECSNPNHYRRAQIMREQPILRGINNKQLKVWFQNRRCREKQKKENGNLALENRRLATANKMLRQENDGLQKKLAQVLCENDHLRNQVITLTSTITTYNLGRQPEANDPQLPIRIGDNNSLLSLAEETKKEFLSKAIGTAVNWIPVPGLKLRNPESTGTIYVSATCIGVAARACVTIPGEPIKIIEILKNRLSWSRSCRNMDVVAKYPVENGGTIELIYTQVCEQSISGSDGAPSSPVALEFVRGRMLVSGYLIRPCEGGSTIDLLDHLDLEASSVPEVVRPLYESSELMAKQMIVSALHFIEHVGNETNGKQIHSCHEDPAFLRSVSRRLCRGFNDAVNCFSEDGWTLMNVNASDDIIMSIKRTASFGVGANYDSIICVKASLLLQNVIPASLVRLLKEHRSAWMDFNFADHSVAFSKAACYAYPGPTIHNLSGTPVMLGHTNHDDEELEVIRFERSANQQHVSSGDLYHLQVITGMDDTGFGACSELIFAPIDRTIPNDAALLCSGFRIFLLGSNTGEDTGSSNIAPNEALNARNAQAAISHPLSMLIVAFQFPSEADLQEDVASMARQYVKSVISSVKNISLRTMSSGSNPVMHSHEANPAMGLKIPESTYFVNLADLICQSYRSSLGVDMVGFNCESTDSMLEQIHHHHYAILCFSFMSLQACLYANQAALNMLETTLDNLHMLTVERILDGSNNLSLFSVFPTIMQQGYAILPPGNCLSVTNRCVSYAQAVVWKVLAPDGSVHCLALALIDWSFV from the exons ATGGCAAGAACTGAATTGGCAATTGGTGAGGGTAGCCAAGGAGGCAGGGGTGGTAGGAGAGGACGTCCAGAGGGAGGAAGGTATGCTCGATACACAGAAGAGCAGATTGAGGTTCTTGAGAAAGTTTATGCAGAATGCTCAAATCCAAACCATTACAGGCGGGCACAGATTATGCGTGAACAACCTATTCTGAGGGGCATAAACAACAAACAACTCAAAGTCTGGTTTCAAAACCGCAG ATGTCGTGAAAagcagaagaaagaaaatggcaATCTTGCATTAGAAAATAGGCGGTTGGCTACAGCAAATAAGATGTTAAGGCAAGAGAATGATGGCTTGCAGAAAAAGTTAGCCCAAGTATTATGTGAGAATGACCATTTGCGGAACCAAGTCATCACT TTAACTTCGACAATTACCACCTACAACTTGGGCCGTCAGCCTGAAGCCAATGATCCTCAGCTTCCCATTAGGATTGGTGATAACAACAG TCTTCTCTCACTGGCTGAGGAAACGAAGAAAGAGTTCCTCTCCAAAGCCATTGGAACTGCTGTTAACTGGATCCCTGTTCCAGGGCTGAAG CTGCGTAATCCAGAATCCACCGGGACTATCTATGTCTCAGCTACTTGCATTGGAGTAGCAGCACGGGCATGCGTTACGATACCTGGTGAACCTATTAAG ATAATTGAAATCCTCAAAAACCGGCTCTCTTGGTCTCGATCTTGCCGTAATATGGATGTGGTTGCCAAGTATCCTGTGGAGAATGGAGGAACCATTGAATTAATCTACACACAG GTATGTGAACAATCAATTTCTGGTTCTGATGGCGCACCAAGTTCACCTGTTGCCCTAGAATTTGTGAGAGGGAGGATGCTGGTTAGTGGATATTTGATTCGCCCATGTGAAGGAGGATCAACTATAGATCTTCTTGACCACTTGGACTTGGAG GCATCATCTGTTCCAGAGGTTGTACGACCTCTTTATGAGTCATCCGAACTTATGGCCAAGCAAATGATTGTTTCT GCACTTCACTTTATTGAGCATGTGGGCAATGAGACTAATGGCAAACAAATACATTCTTGCCATGAGGACCCTGCTTTCTTGAGATCTGTAAGCCGAAGACTTTGCAG GGGCTTCAACGATGCTGTCAACTGTTTTTCTGAAGATGGGTGGACATTGATGAATGTCAATGCGTCTGATGACATTATTATGTCCATTAAGCGAACTGCGAGTTTTGGAGTGGGTGCTAATTATGATAGTATAATTTGCGTGAAAGCCTCTTTACTGCTTCAG AATGTAATCCCTGCAAGCTTGGTGAGGCTTCTGAAAGAGCACCGTTCCGCTTGGATGGATTTCAACTTTGCTGATCATTCGGTAGCATTTTCGAAAGCTGCCTGCTATGCATATCCAGGACCGACTATCCACAATTTATCTGGAACTCCTGTGATGCTTGGCCACACCAATCATGACGACGAG GAATTGGAAGTAATTCGATTTGAACGGAGTGCTAATCAACAGCATGTTTCTTCAGGGgatttatatcatttgcag GTTATCACTGGAATGGACGATACGGGTTTTGGAGCTTGCTCGGAACTAATCTTTGCACCAATTGACAGAACTATACCCAATGATGCTGCTCTATTATGTTCTGGTTTTCGAATCTTCTTGTTGGGTTCAAATACA GGAGAGGATACTGGATCATCAAATATCGCACCAAATGAGGCACTTAATGCTAGGAATGCGCAGGCAGCCATTAGCCACCCACTGTCGATGCTGATTGTGGCCTTCCAATTTCCTTCTGAAGCTGATCTTCAGGAAGACGTTGCATCCATGGCTCGACAGTATgtcaaaagtgtaatttcatctgtgaaaaatatttctctAAGAACCATGTCATCAGGATCAAATCCTGTAATGCACTCACATGAAGCAAATCCAGCCATGGGGCTCAAGATTCCAGAATCAACCTATTTTGTCAACCTGGCCGACCTGATATGCCAAAGTTATAG ATCAAGTTTGGGTGTTGATATGGTTGGCTTCAACTGCGAGAGTACTGATTCAATGTTGGAGCAGATACATCATCACCACTATGCAATACTGTGTTTCTCATTCATG TCTCTTCAAGCGTGCCTGTACGCCAATCAAGCTGCGCTTAACATGCTAGAGACAACACTAGACAATCTGCATATGCTCACAGTTGAACGGATACTTGATGGCTCTAATAATTTGTCACTATTTTCTGTTTTCCCAACGATAATGCAGCAG GGGTATGCTATTTTACCACCTGGAAACTGTCTATCAGTAACGAATCGTTGCGTTTCGTATGCACAAGCTGTGGTGTGGAAAGTGCTGGCTCCGGATGGTTCTGTTCATTGCCTCGCGTTAGCACTCATCGACTGGTCCTTCGTCTAA
- the LOC105166610 gene encoding homeobox-leucine zipper protein REVOLUTA-like isoform X2, with amino-acid sequence MARTELAIGEGSQGGRGGRRGRPEGGRRAQIMREQPILRGINNKQLKVWFQNRRCREKQKKENGNLALENRRLATANKMLRQENDGLQKKLAQVLCENDHLRNQVITLTSTITTYNLGRQPEANDPQLPIRIGDNNSLLSLAEETKKEFLSKAIGTAVNWIPVPGLKLRNPESTGTIYVSATCIGVAARACVTIPGEPIKIIEILKNRLSWSRSCRNMDVVAKYPVENGGTIELIYTQYYAPTIMACARDFWTLRYTSILDDGSFVVCEQSISGSDGAPSSPVALEFVRGRMLVSGYLIRPCEGGSTIDLLDHLDLEASSVPEVVRPLYESSELMAKQMIVSALHFIEHVGNETNGKQIHSCHEDPAFLRSVSRRLCRGFNDAVNCFSEDGWTLMNVNASDDIIMSIKRTASFGVGANYDSIICVKASLLLQNVIPASLVRLLKEHRSAWMDFNFADHSVAFSKAACYAYPGPTIHNLSGTPVMLGHTNHDDEELEVIRFERSANQQHVSSGDLYHLQVITGMDDTGFGACSELIFAPIDRTIPNDAALLCSGFRIFLLGSNTGEDTGSSNIAPNEALNARNAQAAISHPLSMLIVAFQFPSEADLQEDVASMARQYVKSVISSVKNISLRTMSSGSNPVMHSHEANPAMGLKIPESTYFVNLADLICQSYRSSLGVDMVGFNCESTDSMLEQIHHHHYAILCFSFMSLQACLYANQAALNMLETTLDNLHMLTVERILDGSNNLSLFSVFPTIMQQGYAILPPGNCLSVTNRCVSYAQAVVWKVLAPDGSVHCLALALIDWSFV; translated from the exons ATGGCAAGAACTGAATTGGCAATTGGTGAGGGTAGCCAAGGAGGCAGGGGTGGTAGGAGAGGACGTCCAGAGGGAGGAAG GCGGGCACAGATTATGCGTGAACAACCTATTCTGAGGGGCATAAACAACAAACAACTCAAAGTCTGGTTTCAAAACCGCAG ATGTCGTGAAAagcagaagaaagaaaatggcaATCTTGCATTAGAAAATAGGCGGTTGGCTACAGCAAATAAGATGTTAAGGCAAGAGAATGATGGCTTGCAGAAAAAGTTAGCCCAAGTATTATGTGAGAATGACCATTTGCGGAACCAAGTCATCACT TTAACTTCGACAATTACCACCTACAACTTGGGCCGTCAGCCTGAAGCCAATGATCCTCAGCTTCCCATTAGGATTGGTGATAACAACAG TCTTCTCTCACTGGCTGAGGAAACGAAGAAAGAGTTCCTCTCCAAAGCCATTGGAACTGCTGTTAACTGGATCCCTGTTCCAGGGCTGAAG CTGCGTAATCCAGAATCCACCGGGACTATCTATGTCTCAGCTACTTGCATTGGAGTAGCAGCACGGGCATGCGTTACGATACCTGGTGAACCTATTAAG ATAATTGAAATCCTCAAAAACCGGCTCTCTTGGTCTCGATCTTGCCGTAATATGGATGTGGTTGCCAAGTATCCTGTGGAGAATGGAGGAACCATTGAATTAATCTACACACAG TATTACGCTCCTACTATCATGGCTTGTGCTCGAGACTTCTGGACATTAAGATACACTTCTATTTTAGATGATGGCAGCTTTGTG GTATGTGAACAATCAATTTCTGGTTCTGATGGCGCACCAAGTTCACCTGTTGCCCTAGAATTTGTGAGAGGGAGGATGCTGGTTAGTGGATATTTGATTCGCCCATGTGAAGGAGGATCAACTATAGATCTTCTTGACCACTTGGACTTGGAG GCATCATCTGTTCCAGAGGTTGTACGACCTCTTTATGAGTCATCCGAACTTATGGCCAAGCAAATGATTGTTTCT GCACTTCACTTTATTGAGCATGTGGGCAATGAGACTAATGGCAAACAAATACATTCTTGCCATGAGGACCCTGCTTTCTTGAGATCTGTAAGCCGAAGACTTTGCAG GGGCTTCAACGATGCTGTCAACTGTTTTTCTGAAGATGGGTGGACATTGATGAATGTCAATGCGTCTGATGACATTATTATGTCCATTAAGCGAACTGCGAGTTTTGGAGTGGGTGCTAATTATGATAGTATAATTTGCGTGAAAGCCTCTTTACTGCTTCAG AATGTAATCCCTGCAAGCTTGGTGAGGCTTCTGAAAGAGCACCGTTCCGCTTGGATGGATTTCAACTTTGCTGATCATTCGGTAGCATTTTCGAAAGCTGCCTGCTATGCATATCCAGGACCGACTATCCACAATTTATCTGGAACTCCTGTGATGCTTGGCCACACCAATCATGACGACGAG GAATTGGAAGTAATTCGATTTGAACGGAGTGCTAATCAACAGCATGTTTCTTCAGGGgatttatatcatttgcag GTTATCACTGGAATGGACGATACGGGTTTTGGAGCTTGCTCGGAACTAATCTTTGCACCAATTGACAGAACTATACCCAATGATGCTGCTCTATTATGTTCTGGTTTTCGAATCTTCTTGTTGGGTTCAAATACA GGAGAGGATACTGGATCATCAAATATCGCACCAAATGAGGCACTTAATGCTAGGAATGCGCAGGCAGCCATTAGCCACCCACTGTCGATGCTGATTGTGGCCTTCCAATTTCCTTCTGAAGCTGATCTTCAGGAAGACGTTGCATCCATGGCTCGACAGTATgtcaaaagtgtaatttcatctgtgaaaaatatttctctAAGAACCATGTCATCAGGATCAAATCCTGTAATGCACTCACATGAAGCAAATCCAGCCATGGGGCTCAAGATTCCAGAATCAACCTATTTTGTCAACCTGGCCGACCTGATATGCCAAAGTTATAG ATCAAGTTTGGGTGTTGATATGGTTGGCTTCAACTGCGAGAGTACTGATTCAATGTTGGAGCAGATACATCATCACCACTATGCAATACTGTGTTTCTCATTCATG TCTCTTCAAGCGTGCCTGTACGCCAATCAAGCTGCGCTTAACATGCTAGAGACAACACTAGACAATCTGCATATGCTCACAGTTGAACGGATACTTGATGGCTCTAATAATTTGTCACTATTTTCTGTTTTCCCAACGATAATGCAGCAG GGGTATGCTATTTTACCACCTGGAAACTGTCTATCAGTAACGAATCGTTGCGTTTCGTATGCACAAGCTGTGGTGTGGAAAGTGCTGGCTCCGGATGGTTCTGTTCATTGCCTCGCGTTAGCACTCATCGACTGGTCCTTCGTCTAA
- the LOC105166611 gene encoding uncharacterized protein LOC105166611 isoform X1 — protein sequence MENEEHGHSESKDEIIKIYSEFMLRITKFEELVSIGSRLLLGFHQALGFLVRSPIDKTSSLVERIIKAHGSTRVLSYVEAGCVNTHDSVQNVSNLHTCHLGLKDHMNKAKIVIDELENLLDDAASIVQTAKEKYEDINHNLDSVITSSDKEEVPLSDLSTPKVTDYATMMAIIFSMVKQDYTMQVRVASSLNLKSSPGELETYCQMWSLRPFVDDDIMHRAWSLVP from the exons atggaaaatgaagaacatGGACATAGTGAATCAAAAGAcgaaattatcaaaatatattcagaGTTTATGTTGAG GATTACAAAATTTGAAGAGCTAGTGTCTATCGGAAGCAGGTTGCTTCTTGGCTTCCATCAGGCACTTG GGTTTCTAGTGCGGTCTCCCATTGATAAGACATCTTCTTTGGTTGAGCGCATTATTAAAGCTCATGGCTCGACAAGGGTTTTATCCTATGTTGAAGCTGGATGTGTTAACACTCATGACAGTGTACAAAATGTGAGCAACT TGCACACATGCCATCTTGGACTTAAGGACCATATGAATAAAG CTAAAATTGTCATCGATGAACTTGAAAACCTTCTGGATGATGCAGCATCCATCGTGCAAACTGCGAAGGAGAAATATGAAGATATCAACCACAACTTAGATTCAGTTATTACTTCAAGTGACAAA GAGGAAGTGCCATTATCAGACCTTTCAACACCCAAAGTTACTGATTATGCTACCATGATGGCCATCATATTCAGTATGGTGAAACAAGACTACACAATGCAG GTTCGGGTTGCGTCCTCCCTCAACCTCAAGTCTTCACCTGGAGAGCTGGAGACCTATTGCCAAATGTGGTCACTACGGCCTTTTGTAGACGATGACATAATGCATAGAGCTTGGAGTCTTGTTCCATAA